Proteins from a single region of Sebastes umbrosus isolate fSebUmb1 chromosome 8, fSebUmb1.pri, whole genome shotgun sequence:
- the bmp3 gene encoding bone morphogenetic protein 3, whose protein sequence is MALYSRFVVVLLYGWSYLCVGYCAMLKTDRKVDFTHHSEDKKHPAKDDQDLLLQDTMTEHMQMLYTKYNRAGFPFKDGNTVRSFKAHWGTINKKQLQIFNLTSLTKSEDVLSATLHYYIGDLQNSTHGCSRSKSCARHGPRRHNHIHMVIWSFASVDNKIRTLGHFRINVSTLYRDFISWQWKDVTRVVNQAKHHDELLIGIDVASQGPQPWKKLLSDRSPYILVYANDSAISEPESVVATLQRHHSVGGEGSISQSFQKLGLRERNNTEQEQPQPQPRHKRSVNVLLPLQNNELPGPEYPYETTGWDEASPYEPYENKQARRPRKKPRKNQRHKMPLLQFDEQTIKKARKKQWNEPRNCARRYLKVDFADIGWSEWIISPKSFDAYYCSGSCQFPMPKALKPSNHATIQSIVRAVGVVPGIPEPCCVPEKMSSLSILFFDEDKNVVLKVYPNMTVDSCACR, encoded by the exons ATGGCTCTGTACTCTCGGTTTGTGGTCGTGCTGCTTTACGGATGGAGTTATCTGTGCGTTGGATACTGCGCGATGctgaaaacagacagaaaggtgGATTTTACGCATCATTCGGAGGATAAAAAGCATCCAGCGAAAGACGACCAGGATCTGCTTTTACAGGATACAATGACGGAACACATGCAGATGCTTTACACGAAGTACAACCGGGCTGGATTTCCCTTCAAGGACGGAAACACTGTCCGCAGCTTCAAAGCGCACTGGG gTACGATAAACAAGAAGCAGCTGCAGATCTTCAACCTCACGTCCCTCACCAAGTCAGAAGATGTTCTGTCCGCCACTCTTCATTATTACATCGGAGACCTTCAGAACAGCACCCATGGCTGCTCCCGGTCCAAAAGCTGCGCTCGCCACGGCCCCCGCAGGCACAACCACATCCACATGGTCATCTGGAGTTTCGCCTCTGTGGATAACAAGATAAGGACTCTAGGACACTTCCGGATCAACGTGTCCACCCTCTACAGGGACTTCATATCCTGGCAGTGGAAGGACGTAACTCGCGTGGTCAACCAGGCCAAACACCACGACGAGCTGCTCATCGGGATCGACGTGGCTTCACAAGGGCCCCAGCCGTGGAAGAAGCTCCTGTCCGACCGCTCGCCCTACATCCTGGTCTACGCCAACGACTCCGCCATCTCAGAGCCCGAAAGCGTGGTAGCCACCCTCCAGAGACACCACTCGGTGGGAGGGGAGGGCTCCATTTCGCAAAGCTTCCAAAAACTTGGACTGCGTGAGCGAAACAACACCGAACAAGAGCAGCCGCAGCCGCAGCCCAGACACAAGCGCTCGGTGAACGTTCTGCTCCCGTTGCAGAACAACGAACTCCCCGGGCCCGAGTATCCGTACGAGACGACCGGGTGGGACGAGGCGAGCCCGTACGAGCCTTACGAAAACAAGCAGGCCCGTCGGCCGCGTAAAAAGCCACGCAAGAACCAGCGGCACAAGATGCCCCTGCTGCAGTTCGACGAGCAGACGATTAAAAAGGCGCGAAAGAAGCAGTGGAACGAGCCCAGGAACTGCGCTCGCAGATACCTGAAAGTGGACTTCGCTGACATTGGATGGAGCGAATGGATTATATCACCCAAGTCGTTTGATGCCTACTACTGCTCAGGGTCCTGCCAGTTCCCCATGCCAAAG GCTCTGAAGCCCTCTAACCACGCCACCATCCAGAGCATTGTGCGGGCGGTGGGCGTCGTCCCCGGCATCCCCGAGCCGTGCTGCGTCCCAGAGAAGATGTCCTCCCTCAGCATTCTCTTCTTCGACGAGGACAAGAACGTGGTGCTCAAAGTGTACCCCAACATGACTGTAGATTCTTGTGCCTGTagatag